The following are encoded in a window of Arthrobacter antioxidans genomic DNA:
- a CDS encoding manganese catalase family protein yields the protein MFFHVQQLINEIIPDEPDPAAANALQEGLGGQFGEMRTMMQYLFQSMNFRGAAAKPYRDLIQGIGTEEISHVELIGTTIARLLDGSPRYQGKIDDPLDTPGAGGSIPLNLALSEGNIHHYLVGAQGAMPVDSAGNPWSGSYVYNSGNLPLDLLYNLMLEATGRLQKCRMYEMTDNKTARSTISYLIVRDQAHENGYAKALETLGVNWKSLLPIPKTNAEQFPEVKKLLDLGLQSKQYTFDLKGQSEAGKIYQGLSPSKDGTTLDASEQAPEGVPSEIAPERLEEFAPGLDPELLALIQATADMEMADIDATFGPMGK from the coding sequence ATGTTTTTCCACGTCCAGCAACTCATCAACGAGATCATTCCCGACGAGCCGGATCCGGCTGCGGCGAATGCCCTGCAGGAGGGCCTCGGCGGACAGTTCGGCGAGATGCGCACCATGATGCAGTACCTGTTCCAGAGCATGAACTTCCGCGGCGCGGCGGCCAAGCCCTACCGGGACCTGATCCAGGGCATCGGCACCGAGGAGATCAGCCATGTGGAGCTGATCGGCACCACCATCGCCCGGCTCCTCGACGGCTCACCCCGCTATCAGGGCAAGATCGACGACCCGCTGGACACCCCCGGCGCCGGCGGCTCGATCCCCCTCAACCTCGCGCTGTCCGAGGGCAACATCCACCACTACCTCGTGGGCGCACAGGGAGCCATGCCGGTGGACTCCGCCGGTAACCCGTGGAGCGGCAGCTATGTCTACAACTCCGGCAACCTCCCCCTGGACCTGCTCTACAACCTGATGCTCGAGGCCACCGGCCGCCTGCAGAAGTGCCGCATGTACGAGATGACGGACAACAAGACTGCGCGGTCCACCATCTCCTACCTGATCGTCCGCGACCAGGCCCACGAGAACGGATACGCCAAGGCCCTCGAGACCCTCGGGGTGAACTGGAAGTCGCTCCTGCCCATTCCGAAGACCAACGCCGAGCAGTTCCCCGAGGTCAAGAAGCTCCTCGACCTCGGCCTGCAGAGCAAGCAGTACACCTTCGATCTCAAGGGCCAGTCGGAGGCCGGCAAGATCTACCAGGGGCTGTCGCCGTCGAAGGACGGCACCACCCTCGATGCGAGTGAGCAGGCCCCCGAGGGCGTGCCGTCGGAGATCGCACCCGAGCGACTGGAGGAGTTCGCGCCCGGGCTGGATCCCGAGTTGCTCGCGCTGATCCAGGCCACGGCGGATATGGAGATGGCGGATATCGACGCCACCTTCGGACCGATGGGGAAGTAG
- a CDS encoding beta-galactosidase: MRLDPSSTPVDEECSMTTSADTGLVRVVHEPWRTSAEEPLLQADVPSTSGISISSRCISRDGRPWIPVSGEIHYSRVPRRRWRETLLLMRSGGIDVVSCYVIWLHHQPEQGAVDFDGDLDVAAFVELCAELGLGVVLRLGPWVHGEVRNGGFPDWVQHAPVRHRTDDPGYLDLVEPWFEALGEQLGRVCGQGGPVLAIQLENELYDQPDHLVTLRDLARSAGLLAPFYTATAWGGADLPPGQVFPLYSGYGDGFWVDADAPWDATFRQHYFMSTTWDDPGVGADVRGVDATTVEGRERDATFPPATCELGGGMATTYHRRIVPSGEDIAAVAHAKLASGSAWQGYYMFAGGTNPRGRTGFQESQDTGYPNDLPMFDYDFHAAIGSAGQLAPSHAALRRQHAFLRAFGPRIATMPASFPDLLPAIPFDSSTLRWTVRSDGSGGVLFINWHQPHVPLPTRTGVSFEIVLPERTVHVGADLAVPRGTIAHWPFGIEIGGILLGWATASLLTIVGSTLVLVAERDIDVSFGLPGDVTVLVDGLEVDGAAARIGSAAGGLLRLRSAHGSASVLVIGSRDAHRVWVLEDEDEGRDGGRRLVLCDEPLWTEGGALSVRAPSPPSPRVWQDAWIPVPVQPENAAAARRAGSIPVAGSWRRAAADPLQRYGGRAARPAVPGAEQIAERAGVWVLDDVGAASEGLRRTLRIDWAGDVAELLVEGVCVADRFWDGTPWHIDLDAIDGASGAGLELRVLPLHKDTDVWLPEPARARLRAADSALVSIDAVTLTESTVWRAAPPPVH; encoded by the coding sequence ATGCGCCTCGACCCATCGTCAACGCCCGTCGACGAAGAATGCAGTATGACGACATCGGCGGACACGGGCCTGGTGCGAGTGGTGCATGAACCCTGGCGTACCTCGGCCGAGGAGCCCCTGCTGCAAGCGGATGTGCCATCGACCAGTGGAATCTCGATCTCATCACGGTGCATCTCGAGGGACGGTCGACCGTGGATTCCCGTCTCAGGAGAGATCCATTACTCACGCGTGCCCCGCCGACGGTGGCGGGAGACGCTCCTCCTCATGCGATCAGGGGGTATCGATGTTGTTTCCTGCTATGTGATCTGGCTCCACCACCAGCCGGAGCAGGGTGCCGTCGACTTCGACGGCGACCTCGACGTGGCGGCATTCGTCGAGCTCTGCGCCGAGCTCGGTCTCGGGGTGGTTCTGCGCCTCGGCCCGTGGGTGCACGGCGAGGTGCGCAACGGAGGATTTCCCGACTGGGTGCAACATGCTCCCGTCAGGCACCGCACGGATGATCCGGGCTATCTCGACCTCGTCGAGCCGTGGTTCGAGGCACTGGGTGAACAACTGGGCCGGGTGTGCGGCCAGGGCGGGCCCGTCCTCGCGATCCAGCTGGAGAACGAACTGTACGACCAGCCGGACCATCTGGTCACCTTGCGCGACCTCGCGCGTTCCGCAGGACTGCTGGCGCCGTTCTATACGGCGACCGCCTGGGGTGGGGCGGACCTCCCTCCCGGCCAGGTGTTCCCCCTGTACTCCGGGTACGGGGACGGGTTCTGGGTCGACGCCGACGCACCGTGGGACGCCACGTTCAGGCAGCACTACTTCATGTCGACGACGTGGGATGATCCGGGGGTGGGCGCGGACGTGAGGGGCGTGGACGCCACAACCGTCGAGGGACGTGAGCGCGATGCGACGTTCCCTCCCGCCACCTGCGAACTGGGCGGCGGGATGGCCACGACGTATCACCGGCGCATCGTGCCATCCGGAGAGGACATTGCGGCCGTCGCGCACGCAAAGCTGGCCAGTGGCTCGGCCTGGCAGGGCTACTACATGTTCGCCGGAGGGACGAATCCTCGGGGGAGGACGGGCTTCCAGGAGTCGCAGGACACCGGCTACCCCAACGACCTTCCCATGTTCGACTACGACTTCCACGCAGCCATCGGATCTGCAGGGCAGCTGGCGCCGAGTCACGCGGCACTGCGGCGGCAGCACGCCTTCCTGCGGGCCTTCGGACCACGGATCGCCACGATGCCGGCCAGTTTCCCCGACCTGCTCCCCGCCATACCCTTCGACTCCTCGACGCTGCGGTGGACGGTGCGCTCCGATGGATCGGGGGGCGTGCTGTTCATCAACTGGCACCAACCCCACGTCCCCCTACCGACCCGCACCGGGGTCTCCTTCGAGATCGTCCTGCCGGAGCGCACCGTTCACGTCGGTGCGGATCTTGCCGTCCCCCGGGGGACGATCGCCCACTGGCCGTTCGGGATCGAGATCGGCGGGATCCTCCTCGGGTGGGCGACGGCGTCCCTCCTCACCATTGTCGGATCGACACTCGTCCTGGTGGCCGAGAGGGACATCGACGTGTCGTTCGGTCTGCCCGGTGACGTCACCGTTCTCGTGGACGGTCTGGAGGTGGACGGCGCGGCAGCCCGGATCGGCAGCGCGGCCGGTGGACTCCTCCGGCTGAGGAGCGCTCACGGCTCGGCGTCAGTGCTCGTGATCGGTAGCCGGGACGCCCATCGTGTCTGGGTCCTCGAGGACGAGGACGAGGGCCGGGACGGGGGCCGCAGGCTCGTGCTGTGTGACGAGCCACTGTGGACCGAGGGTGGCGCCCTCTCGGTGCGAGCGCCGTCGCCGCCGTCGCCGAGGGTATGGCAGGACGCCTGGATTCCGGTGCCGGTGCAGCCGGAGAATGCCGCGGCAGCGCGCCGTGCCGGCTCGATTCCGGTCGCCGGCTCATGGCGGCGGGCGGCGGCGGATCCACTGCAACGGTACGGCGGTCGTGCGGCGCGACCGGCGGTGCCCGGCGCAGAACAGATCGCCGAGCGGGCAGGGGTCTGGGTCCTCGACGATGTGGGTGCGGCCTCCGAGGGCCTGCGACGCACCCTGCGGATCGACTGGGCCGGGGACGTCGCGGAGCTCCTCGTGGAAGGAGTCTGTGTCGCTGACAGGTTCTGGGACGGCACGCCCTGGCACATCGACCTCGATGCAATCGACGGCGCAAGCGGCGCGGGGTTGGAGCTGCGTGTGCTGCCGCTCCACAAGGACACCGACGTGTGGCTACCCGAACCCGCCCGAGCCCGGCTGCGGGCGGCCGATAGCGCGCTCGTCAGTATCGACGCTGTGACGCTTACCGAATCCACTGTCTGGCGCGCCGCACCACCTCCGGTGCACTGA
- a CDS encoding GAF domain-containing protein, whose protein sequence is MISQDVQQWMAVQALRSTDFDASSVGATYAGLGGMCDVREVVSYLEGSGTLPAADRDLVAHALNAMIDDRGLPVDGAHYSTDEVADVSGFGDNLRVLVLDPDGHRFDRPAATAPYGVAGDGQEIDGTAEEDEDAEYQRCHALYETGLLDTGAEDRFDRYTRRAREHFGVSSSSIALITEDRQVIKSVVGPIGQDLPRDTALCSRTIEASRVLVITDAWADPEYRDHPLVVGGPRIRFYAGYPITTADGWRIGTLCIIDDRPRSFSDADALDLQRMALDLQIEIWVGDPD, encoded by the coding sequence ATGATCAGCCAGGACGTGCAGCAGTGGATGGCTGTTCAGGCGCTTCGAAGCACGGATTTCGATGCGTCGTCCGTGGGGGCCACCTATGCGGGTCTTGGTGGCATGTGTGATGTCCGCGAAGTCGTCTCCTACCTCGAGGGCAGCGGGACCTTGCCTGCCGCGGATCGGGATCTGGTTGCGCACGCGCTGAACGCGATGATCGACGACCGAGGGCTCCCGGTGGACGGTGCCCATTACAGCACCGACGAGGTCGCCGACGTGTCCGGTTTCGGGGACAACCTCCGTGTACTGGTCCTGGACCCCGATGGGCACAGATTCGACCGGCCCGCGGCGACGGCGCCGTACGGGGTCGCCGGTGACGGCCAGGAGATCGACGGCACCGCAGAGGAGGACGAGGACGCCGAGTACCAGCGGTGCCACGCCCTCTACGAGACGGGGTTGCTGGACACGGGAGCGGAGGACCGCTTCGACCGCTATACGAGGCGGGCCCGCGAGCATTTCGGGGTGAGCTCGTCCTCGATCGCGCTGATCACCGAGGACCGGCAGGTCATCAAGTCCGTCGTGGGCCCGATCGGGCAGGATCTCCCCCGGGACACGGCCCTCTGTTCACGCACCATCGAGGCCTCCCGGGTGCTGGTCATCACGGACGCCTGGGCCGATCCCGAATACCGTGATCATCCGCTGGTCGTTGGCGGCCCCCGCATCCGCTTCTATGCCGGCTACCCGATCACGACCGCCGACGGGTGGCGGATCGGGACGCTGTGCATCATCGACGACCGCCCGCGGTCCTTCAGCGACGCCGACGCCCTGGACCTCCAGCGCATGGCGCTGGATCTTCAGATCGAGATCTGGGTGGGCGACCCCGACTAG